The Colwellia sp. M166 genome segment TAGAGCGCGCTTAACTAGCCAATATTTTAAGCGGCAGTGACAAAGCGTCATTAGCTGTTTGGCCAACTAGCCAAATAATGGCACTTAAACCACCAACCGTAACAACATACCAAATAGCTGATACGATTTGTGCGTAACGATTAAGTGGCAGCAACTGGCTGAGGTGTCGACGTTTATATTCAAAGAATATTTCAATGCTACCAATGGCCAATAAAAAGCCTAATAGCGCTAAACCAAAATAATAACTGATATAAATACCTAGCGCTGCTCCTAACGCACAGGCAATTAAGCCGACTTTAGAATTGATGGAGAAAGCGATACTTTTAAGTACGTGACCACCGTCTAATGGCAATATAGGTAACAAGTTGAATAAATTGAGTAAGGCATTAAATACTGCTAAACCGGCCAGTATTTCAATATCGGTCAGCCAATAACCAATTAAACAGGCAATAGACAGTATTAAGCCGAAAAATGGCCCCATAATTGAAATAACAATGTCTTGCCAGCGAGTATTAATTTTGTCATCGCTTAATGCTAAGCCACCAACAAAGGGAATGAGGTATATACCTTTGGTTTTTAGGCCAAAGTATTTCATTGCCTTGATGTGACCATATTCATGAAAAACTAAACAAAGAATGAGCGCGATGGCGAATTCGATAGAAAATAACCAACTATAAGCCGCCAAACTACCAGCAGCAAACAGCACTTTAATGACTTTGGCACTTTTTAATAGCTTTAAACCTAGGCCTGCCATACCTATGAAGCTAAATTTAATTGGTTGTTTTTCACCAACGGTAATTTGACGTTGTTCTATGTCTTTTTCAAGTAGCGTATTGTCGTGTAATAGTTCGTTATTAACTAACAATTGAAATTGCAGTGCAAAAGGTTGCCATTGCAATGAACCGTTAAGTTCAATGGGTAGCTCGCCTTGCTCACTTTGTAGAGAAAATTTATGTGAAAATACATCACCGTCGGCATTCGCATTAATTTGTGAGACACATTGCTCGTCCCAAAACAATTCTTGCCATCCGGCCATTGAACCTTCTAATCGTAATTTTTTGCCTACACACTCTATTTCTAATAATTGCACTTCATTACCTTTGCTCACAAAACCTTGCCCGATTATCGCTATATTTTCTCAGTCAGCAAGGTTTATCGAGAAAAATTTGCGGAAGAGCATTGAAGCAGGTTTTTTGATAATGACAGTAGCGCAGGTTTGGTGATTGTCATACCATGGAGCCATATTCAGTGTTGTGACTCTATTTATTATGCGCATTTTACTCCCTTTTTTAGTTTTTTTCGTTGCCAGCTCTCAGAGTTTTGCTGACAGCCCCGTTCGATTTTTTAATCTCGATAAAGCACCAAACCTAGCTAACATGACTGATTTTAAAGCCAGTGCCTTGTGTGATGTTGCTGATGAAACACAGCGTTATTTAACGCAATTTTCAGCTGACAAGTTTGCCGTGCATGCTGGGACAGTATTTGACGAGAGTGTAACGCTAATTAAGGTCAAAAAAACTTTAGCGTTTATTTGTCAAACTTACCGAGAAGATGTACGAGCAAAACGCCATAGCCGCTTACATGATAAGCAGTTTTTAATTGATAATTTTGATTTTTACCGTTGGACACCGGATATCAAAACCGCTCAAGAAATTGCCATTAAAAGTACCAATGCTAACAAGTCTCGCATGTTGAATACCATACCAAGTGATAAGATATTTTTAACCAAATATTACACTAAGTTGTTAACGGCTAGTGCAGTTAAAACTCCGCGCTATAATCAGGCTCTTTATGCTTTACCTTATGATGAATTGGCCTTGACCTTAGAGGAAGCTAATGATGATTTGTCGCTCACGCGTCATAAATATACCCGGCAAGATATTATTGCCGGTATGCTAGAAGAAAAAAAATTAGCTAAGCCGTTGATATGGTTAACCGAAGAAGCTTTACATGATGTGTTATTACAAGGCACAGGTGTTGTTGAAGTTGATGGTGTTCGACGTTATTTCAATGTGCATCGTAATAATGGTATTGCTTATGATTATGCTATAGGTAAACGTGAACAAGCGCGCTATTGGTATTTTTCTGAAGTGCCGAGCATTATGGGCTATGGTGAAACACTTGACAGTAAAATTGCTATCTCGCCACAGGTATCTTTTGCGGGTAATGTTGCTGAACTAGGTTTAGGTAAGTTATTTATGGTGACTTATACATCGGAAAATGAAAATGTTTCACGTTTGGGTGTACTTTCTGATCAGGGTGGCGCATTTGATAACAACCTATTTCAACTCGACTTATTAGTCGATAGCTATTACGGTTGGCAAGACTATTATAAAGCGAATAAGCACTTACCTGATTATGCCAATGCTTGGTTGATGTTAGTGAGGCAGTAACGCAAGCTTGATTACAATTAAATTAGCTTAGGCAACATGGCTGGTTAATGGTTTTTCAGGCTTTTGTTGCACTGTGTTGCTAACGGTCGGCTGATAGTCCAGTGGGGCAGCGATCAGTAATTGACGAATTTTAGTTTCATCTTCATCGCGCATCGCATCTTTTAGTTGCGCAATGATTTTAGCGACATCACTATAATGTAATGAACGTTCATTGGCGGTGAGAATACGTTGGTGTTGAGTTTTCTTGGCATTATCGTCAATCAGTAATTCTTCAAAAAGTTTTTCACCCGGCCGCAAGCCGCTGAACTGTATAGCAATATCACCATTGGGGTTTTGCTGATCTTTAATGGTTAAGCCCATTAAGTGTGTCATTTTATAGGCTAAGTCGACTATTTTTACCGGATTGCCCATGTCGAGCACAAAAACATCACCACCCGTACCCATAGCTCCTGCTTGAATAACGAGCTGCGCGGCTTCAGGAATGGTCATAAAATAACGAATAATATCGGGATGGGTAATGGTAATAGGGCCACCGCGTTTAATTTGTTTTTTAAATAAAGGCACTACTGAGCCTGATGAGCCTAGCACGTTACCAAAACGCACCATGACAAAACGTGTGTGATGATCTTTTTTTGCTAAACCCTGTAGCACTAACTCGGCTAAACGCTTAGTTGCGCCCATGACATTAGTCGGTCTTACGGCTTTGTCAGTAGAAATCAGCACAAAGGTTTCCACTTTACAGTAGATAGCCGCTTGTGCTATTTCGTAGGTGCCGAAAACATTATTCGTGACGCCGGCGATAACATTATTCTCTACCATAGGTACGTGCTTGTATGCTGCAGCATGATAGATAGTTTGTACGCGGTGCTTGCGAAGAATATGGCTCATTAACATGCCATTTTGCACATTACCGATCAAAGCTTCAACGCTAAGAGGGTTGGTTGTTTCTTGTAAAGTTTCACTAAGTTCTTGATGAATTTCATAAAGCTGTGCCTCGCTAACATCAAGCAGTATGAGTTTTTGTGGTTTGTTCAATACTATTTGTCGGCAGAGCTCTTTACCTATGGAGCCACCAGCACCAGAAACCAGCACAATTTTATCGCTAATATTGGCGCTGAGTAACTCAGCTATCGGCTCTACAGGCTTACGGCCAAGTAATTCATCAACCGAAACCTCTCTTAATTCATCAATGCTACGTTTACCGGACACAATATCCGACATATCGGGTACTATTAATAGCTCAAGCGCATAAGGTTCAATATGTGCCACAACTTGTTTCAAGCGAATAGGGTCAACTTGTGGAATGGCAATCAATACTTTGAATTGGCCATATTTTTTAATCAGCTTGTCGATATTTTTATGGGAATATATTTTCAGTCCCAACACTTTGCGATCAACATAATGCTTTTTTTCATCTATGAATGCCAACGGTTGATATTTTCTTCCTTGCGATAAGGCGTGCACGAGTTGCCTGCCAGCACTACTTGCACCATAAATAACCACACCTTCACGTTCGTCAAACCAACGCTTTTTCGACACTAAACTCACTAAAGTTCTCGCACCTGCAATTTGCAGGCTGGCAAGTACTAAAAATACAATAGGCACAGATCTAGGAACGAAAGCATCGATTAAAAAGCTGGTTAAATAGAAAATAATACTGGCAATGACTAGTAATAATTGGATCTTCAGAAAGGCTTTAGCGTTGAAAAAACGCACGACAGAATTATAAACATCAAAGCTATAAAATAGCACTAATGTTGAACTGACTACGGTGATAAATGCGATATTTTCTTGCCAAGAAATTTCAACACTATCAACGCCTAAGCGAATAATGTAGGCAAGGTAAAAAGCGATGCTAAGAGCTAACAGGTCGTAAGCCAGTGCTAAAATCAGCTTCACTGAACCTGGGATTAAATCAATAGGTCTAACCATGAAAATATACCTTACAACACGCCGTTTTAATGCAAAACTGCAATAACGATCTTTGAACAGTATTCTTGCAACATATTGTTACATTGTCATTGTTTAATTGTAAGATTTAGGTAAATACTTTTCAGTAAAATACAGCTTTAACCTTTGTTATCAATGATATCAAACGCTTGAGTGAGCCCTTGGCACATTGTATTCATTTCATTGTTAGTAAGCGTTGGGTGCACTAAAAACATTAAACTTGTACTACCTAAGGTTTGAGCATTTTTTAAATCTACTTTAGGCCGTAAATTGGTTCGTTCGAAAGCCTTTTCTTTATAGACTTCTGAACAACTACCAGAATAACAAGGTATATTATGCTGATGAATGATATTGATGATATCGTCTCGAGAGACATCAGTAGGTAATTTTTCAGCATCAACAAAAACATAACACTTGTAATAGGCGTGCACGATATAATCGGGTACCGTTGGGACAATTAACCAAGGGTATTGTCGACAAACTTGAAAGATCCTCTCAGCATTTTCATTACGCAGCTTGGTCCAATTAGCCATACGCTTAAGTTGAATACGACCAATAGCTGATTGCATTTCAGTAAGACGCCAATTAGTGCCAAAGCTTTCATGTAGCCAACGATAACCTGGGGGGTGTTCTTGCTCATACACGGCAGCATAAGATTTACCATGATCTTTAAAAGCCCAGGCTTTACGCCATAAGTTTTCATTATTAGTGGTTAACATGCCACCTTCACCACCTGTGGTCATTATTTTATCTTGGCAAAATGACCAAGCACCGATATGACCAATACTGCCGACGGAGCGGCCTTTGTATTTAGTGCCGTGCGCTTGAGCGCAA includes the following:
- a CDS encoding metalloprotease, whose protein sequence is MQLLEIECVGKKLRLEGSMAGWQELFWDEQCVSQINANADGDVFSHKFSLQSEQGELPIELNGSLQWQPFALQFQLLVNNELLHDNTLLEKDIEQRQITVGEKQPIKFSFIGMAGLGLKLLKSAKVIKVLFAAGSLAAYSWLFSIEFAIALILCLVFHEYGHIKAMKYFGLKTKGIYLIPFVGGLALSDDKINTRWQDIVISIMGPFFGLILSIACLIGYWLTDIEILAGLAVFNALLNLFNLLPILPLDGGHVLKSIAFSINSKVGLIACALGAALGIYISYYFGLALLGFLLAIGSIEIFFEYKRRHLSQLLPLNRYAQIVSAIWYVVTVGGLSAIIWLVGQTANDALSLPLKILAS
- a CDS encoding MltA domain-containing protein, whose translation is MTLFIMRILLPFLVFFVASSQSFADSPVRFFNLDKAPNLANMTDFKASALCDVADETQRYLTQFSADKFAVHAGTVFDESVTLIKVKKTLAFICQTYREDVRAKRHSRLHDKQFLIDNFDFYRWTPDIKTAQEIAIKSTNANKSRMLNTIPSDKIFLTKYYTKLLTASAVKTPRYNQALYALPYDELALTLEEANDDLSLTRHKYTRQDIIAGMLEEKKLAKPLIWLTEEALHDVLLQGTGVVEVDGVRRYFNVHRNNGIAYDYAIGKREQARYWYFSEVPSIMGYGETLDSKIAISPQVSFAGNVAELGLGKLFMVTYTSENENVSRLGVLSDQGGAFDNNLFQLDLLVDSYYGWQDYYKANKHLPDYANAWLMLVRQ
- a CDS encoding nucleoside-diphosphate sugar epimerase/dehydratase, whose protein sequence is MVRPIDLIPGSVKLILALAYDLLALSIAFYLAYIIRLGVDSVEISWQENIAFITVVSSTLVLFYSFDVYNSVVRFFNAKAFLKIQLLLVIASIIFYLTSFLIDAFVPRSVPIVFLVLASLQIAGARTLVSLVSKKRWFDEREGVVIYGASSAGRQLVHALSQGRKYQPLAFIDEKKHYVDRKVLGLKIYSHKNIDKLIKKYGQFKVLIAIPQVDPIRLKQVVAHIEPYALELLIVPDMSDIVSGKRSIDELREVSVDELLGRKPVEPIAELLSANISDKIVLVSGAGGSIGKELCRQIVLNKPQKLILLDVSEAQLYEIHQELSETLQETTNPLSVEALIGNVQNGMLMSHILRKHRVQTIYHAAAYKHVPMVENNVIAGVTNNVFGTYEIAQAAIYCKVETFVLISTDKAVRPTNVMGATKRLAELVLQGLAKKDHHTRFVMVRFGNVLGSSGSVVPLFKKQIKRGGPITITHPDIIRYFMTIPEAAQLVIQAGAMGTGGDVFVLDMGNPVKIVDLAYKMTHLMGLTIKDQQNPNGDIAIQFSGLRPGEKLFEELLIDDNAKKTQHQRILTANERSLHYSDVAKIIAQLKDAMRDEDETKIRQLLIAAPLDYQPTVSNTVQQKPEKPLTSHVA
- a CDS encoding DegT/DnrJ/EryC1/StrS aminotransferase family protein, with translation MLNTQFSPWPSFSEEEISAVSQVLQSNKVNYWTGQQGRDFEKEFASYTDSQYAIALANGTLALDLALHALELGSGDEVIVTSRTFIASISSIINAGATPVFADVELDSQNISAKTIKAVLTKKTKAIICVHLSGWPCEMDDIMTLAKAENLYVIEDCAQAHGTKYKGRSVGSIGHIGAWSFCQDKIMTTGGEGGMLTTNNENLWRKAWAFKDHGKSYAAVYEQEHPPGYRWLHESFGTNWRLTEMQSAIGRIQLKRMANWTKLRNENAERIFQVCRQYPWLIVPTVPDYIVHAYYKCYVFVDAEKLPTDVSRDDIINIIHQHNIPCYSGSCSEVYKEKAFERTNLRPKVDLKNAQTLGSTSLMFLVHPTLTNNEMNTMCQGLTQAFDIIDNKG